One segment of Trachemys scripta elegans isolate TJP31775 chromosome 1, CAS_Tse_1.0, whole genome shotgun sequence DNA contains the following:
- the LOC117888314 gene encoding olfactory receptor 52K1-like codes for MPQQDNLSGSNSTGSDPSVFFLMGVPGLESLHLWISIPFSSVFTMALLGNCTLLYVIKTEPSLHKPIFYFLTMLAVIDLVLSTTTVPKILSIFWFNSREISFNTCLVQMFFLHSFFIMQSALLLAMAFDRYMAICNPLRYATILTNSVIAKIGLVALARAVLLVLPLPFVLRRLPYCRSHIISHCYCEHMAVVNLACADTRFNNIYGIIVAFFIVGLDLMFISLSYVKILRAVLSLASKEEKLKAFSTCVAHLWAILVAYTPVVLSSIIYRFGHPVPPHVHILLANFYLLFPPMMNPIVYGVKTKQIRDRVLLLFRWKSF; via the coding sequence ATGCCACAACAAGACAACCTGTCAGGTTCCAACAGCACAGGCTCTGATCCATCAGTGTTCTTCCTGATGGGCGTCCCGGGGCTGGAATCTCTGCAcctctggatctccatccccttctcctcAGTGTTCACCATGGCCCTTCTAGGAAACTGCACCCTCTTGTATGTTATCAAGACAGAGCCCTCCCTACACAAGCCCATATTCTATTTCCTCACCATGCTGGCCGTCATCGACCTGGTTTTATCCACCACCACCGTGCCGAAAAtactgagcatcttctggtttaATTCCAGGGAGATCAGCTTTAACACCTGCCTGGTGCAGATGTTTTTCCTTCACTCGTTCTTCATCATGCagtctgctctgctgctggccatgGCCTTTGACAGGTACATGGCCATCTGCAACCCCCTGCGGTACGCCACCATCCTGACCAACTCAGTGATAGCAAAGATCGGGCTGGTGGCTTTGGCCCGGGCTGTTCTCCTAGTGCTCCCTCTGCCCTTCGTCCTCAGGAGGCTGCCCTACTGCAGGTCACACATCATCTCCCATTGCTACTGTGAGCACATGGCCGTGGTCAATCTGGCCTGTGCTGACACCAGGTTTAATAACATCTATGGGATCATTGTTGCTTTCTTCATTGTGGGGCTGGATCTGATGTTCATCTCCCTATCGTATGTCAAGATCCTAAGGGCTGTCTTAAGCCTGGCATCCAAGGAAGAGAAACTCAAGGCTTTTAGCACCTGTGTTGCCCACCTTTGGGCCATCTTAGTGGCCTACACACCAGTGGTTCTCTCCTCAATAATTTACAGGTTCGGCCACCCAGTCCCCCCACACGTACACATCCTGCTGGCCAATTTCTACCTCCTCTTTCCTCCCATGATGAACCCCATCGTGTACGGTGTGAAAACCAAACAGATTCGTGACCGGGTGCTTCTCCTGTTCCGATGGAAAAGCTTCTAG